From a single Bacillota bacterium genomic region:
- a CDS encoding 6-phosphofructokinase, with product MVKRIGILTGGGDCPGLNAVLRAVAKTAMFKYGWEVFGFRDGYRGLVLNQYMKFGPDDASGILDKGGTILGTSNRDNPFNFKVEEDGRVEYRDMSDEAIRNIKALGIDCMIMIGGDGTLTSARDFARKGLNVVGVPKTIDNDLSGTDLTFGFMTAVDTATDAIDKLHSTAESHHRVMILEVMGRYAGWIALKAGIAGGADVILIPEIPYDINKVVGKVMERKQAGKHFSIIVVAEGAKSVAGEVVVSKVLKDSPDPVRLGGIGNKIADEIEKITGIETRVTVLGHLQRGGRPVPYDRILSTRYGVAAVELVNKGEFGKMVSLQGNTITSVSLEEAVNKIKTVPPDGELVRIAKSIGVGFGD from the coding sequence ATGGTGAAGCGTATAGGTATTCTCACCGGGGGAGGAGATTGTCCCGGTTTAAATGCAGTGCTCAGAGCTGTAGCAAAAACTGCAATGTTTAAGTATGGATGGGAAGTTTTTGGATTTAGAGACGGATACAGGGGACTTGTCTTAAATCAATATATGAAATTCGGTCCCGATGATGCTTCCGGAATTCTTGATAAGGGGGGTACTATCCTCGGTACATCAAACAGGGATAACCCTTTTAATTTCAAGGTAGAAGAGGACGGAAGGGTAGAGTACAGGGATATGTCGGATGAAGCAATTAGAAATATCAAAGCTCTTGGTATTGATTGTATGATTATGATTGGGGGTGACGGTACCCTTACCAGTGCCAGGGACTTTGCAAGAAAGGGGCTTAATGTTGTAGGAGTGCCTAAAACCATAGATAATGACCTTTCAGGTACAGACCTTACGTTTGGCTTTATGACGGCTGTAGATACGGCTACTGACGCTATTGATAAACTCCATTCTACTGCAGAATCACACCACAGGGTTATGATTTTGGAAGTGATGGGAAGGTATGCCGGATGGATAGCTTTAAAAGCAGGTATTGCCGGTGGAGCAGATGTAATACTCATACCTGAGATACCCTATGATATAAATAAAGTGGTCGGAAAAGTTATGGAAAGAAAACAGGCAGGCAAGCACTTCAGTATAATAGTTGTTGCTGAAGGGGCCAAGTCCGTAGCAGGAGAAGTAGTAGTGAGCAAGGTTTTAAAAGATAGCCCTGATCCTGTAAGGCTAGGAGGGATTGGCAACAAAATAGCTGATGAAATTGAAAAGATTACAGGTATTGAAACAAGGGTTACGGTATTGGGACATCTTCAGAGAGGCGGCAGGCCTGTGCCTTATGACAGGATATTGTCTACAAGGTATGGGGTGGCAGCTGTTGAGCTTGTAAATAAAGGAGAGTTCGGCAAGATGGTAAGCCTCCAGGGTAATACTATAACTTCAGTTTCCCTTGAAGAGGCGGTGAATAAAATTAAAACGGTACCTCCCGATGGAGAACTGGTTAGAATTGCTAAAAGCATAGGGGTCGGATTTGGAGATTAA